One genomic region from Simkaniaceae bacterium encodes:
- a CDS encoding MFS transporter produces the protein MAIKTQLNQAQVFARCTKKTLKRQTYEAMLRCRFVDEKMQKLIRQNKGGNFHLCTMGHEMIGSLSGLLLTPGKDWGLPYYRDRAFALALGVEAKHLFATLMARQLPHHSGGRQMPEHFSHKALRIPCQSSVVGSQFLHAVGVALSAKLRGVDEVVYVSSGDGATSQGDFHEALNFACIHQLSVVFVIQNNGYAISVPVEEQSAGGNPALSMKGYTGLEVFDIDGCHYNETKNALEKVIQRGRLGQGPSVIVARVPRIGAHSSSDDPKKYRDEEDIKRDFELDPIRRFEKELIQEGALTQDEIEAIRKEIFDAVEAAALEAEKYPHPPKDSVLDHVFKDHHVQSNEQPGTKESIVMVDALNHALDEEMARDEGVIVFGQDVARGKGGVFGVTRSLTEKHGAMRCFNTPLAESTIIGIAIGLAMDGVHKPVAEIQFSDYLWTGINQLFNELSSIHYRSNGEWNAPVVVRMPTGGYIQGGPYHSQSIEGFLAHCPGLKIAYPSNAADAKRLLKAAVRDPNPVIFLEHKGLYRQRAFSANAETDEEALLEFGKAKIVHEGDELTVVSWGMPLVFAAELAVQLEKEGMSIEVIDLRTIVPYDFDAIFNSMKKTGKVLIIHEAAKNCGFGAEIAARCAEEGFEYLDAPVKRLTGLDCPVAYSKVLEDEILPQKSGIERAIRELVEF, from the coding sequence ATGGCTATAAAAACTCAACTCAATCAAGCGCAAGTCTTTGCGCGCTGTACAAAAAAAACTCTTAAAAGACAGACCTATGAAGCGATGCTTCGCTGTCGTTTTGTCGATGAAAAAATGCAGAAATTGATTCGACAAAATAAGGGAGGAAACTTCCATCTCTGTACGATGGGACATGAAATGATTGGGTCGTTGAGTGGTCTCTTACTCACTCCGGGAAAAGATTGGGGTCTTCCCTATTATCGGGATCGCGCTTTTGCCTTGGCTCTCGGTGTTGAAGCTAAGCATTTATTTGCGACATTGATGGCGCGCCAGCTCCCTCATCATTCCGGCGGACGCCAAATGCCCGAGCATTTTTCTCATAAAGCACTGCGCATTCCTTGCCAATCTTCTGTCGTTGGTTCTCAATTTCTACATGCAGTGGGTGTTGCTTTAAGTGCAAAACTGCGGGGAGTGGATGAAGTTGTTTATGTTTCATCAGGTGATGGAGCCACATCACAAGGTGATTTTCATGAAGCGCTCAATTTCGCATGTATTCACCAACTCAGTGTTGTTTTTGTCATTCAAAACAATGGTTATGCGATTTCCGTTCCTGTTGAAGAGCAGTCTGCAGGGGGAAATCCGGCCCTATCAATGAAAGGCTATACCGGATTAGAAGTTTTTGATATTGACGGGTGCCACTATAATGAGACAAAAAATGCCCTAGAGAAGGTCATTCAAAGGGGGCGTTTGGGGCAGGGACCTAGTGTGATCGTAGCCCGCGTTCCTCGAATCGGTGCCCATAGTAGTAGCGATGATCCTAAAAAATACCGTGATGAAGAGGATATCAAGCGTGATTTTGAGCTCGATCCAATCCGGCGCTTTGAAAAAGAGCTGATACAAGAAGGCGCATTAACTCAAGATGAGATTGAGGCCATTCGAAAAGAGATCTTTGATGCAGTAGAGGCTGCAGCCCTAGAGGCTGAAAAATATCCCCACCCGCCTAAAGACAGTGTGCTCGATCATGTATTTAAAGATCATCATGTTCAATCTAATGAACAGCCCGGGACCAAAGAGAGTATCGTGATGGTCGATGCACTCAATCATGCTTTAGATGAAGAGATGGCTCGAGATGAAGGGGTGATCGTTTTTGGACAAGATGTGGCTCGCGGAAAAGGCGGGGTCTTTGGTGTCACTCGATCGCTCACTGAAAAGCACGGAGCGATGCGTTGTTTTAATACCCCCCTTGCCGAATCGACAATTATTGGAATTGCGATTGGATTAGCTATGGATGGGGTCCATAAGCCCGTTGCGGAAATCCAATTTTCCGATTATTTGTGGACGGGAATTAATCAATTATTTAATGAGCTCTCTTCTATCCATTACCGCTCAAATGGAGAGTGGAATGCCCCTGTTGTTGTTAGAATGCCAACAGGAGGGTATATCCAAGGTGGACCTTATCACTCTCAAAGCATTGAGGGTTTCTTAGCGCATTGTCCGGGTCTTAAAATTGCTTACCCAAGCAATGCAGCGGATGCAAAACGACTGCTTAAAGCTGCAGTACGCGATCCCAATCCGGTGATCTTTTTAGAGCACAAGGGGCTTTATCGCCAAAGAGCATTTTCAGCTAATGCAGAAACGGACGAAGAGGCGCTCCTCGAATTTGGTAAGGCGAAGATCGTTCACGAAGGGGATGAATTAACAGTAGTTTCTTGGGGAATGCCGCTCGTTTTTGCTGCCGAACTCGCAGTCCAGCTCGAAAAAGAGGGGATGAGTATTGAAGTGATTGATTTAAGGACGATTGTTCCTTACGACTTTGATGCCATTTTCAATTCAATGAAAAAGACCGGTAAAGTGCTGATTATTCATGAAGCAGCTAAAAATTGTGGATTTGGGGCTGAAATTGCTGCTCGTTGTGCCGAAGAGGGGTTTGAATATCTCGATGCACCTGTCAAGAGATTGACCGGACTCGATTGTCCCGTAGCGTACTCAAAAGTATTAGAAGATGAAATTCTTCCACAAAAAAGTGGTATTGAAAGAGCCATTCGAGAACTGGTTGAGTTTTAA
- a CDS encoding UPF0158 family protein has protein sequence MSKSWPKAQNPLILRYHRMIEAFSKSDDERDFYLDKVEGFLIFIDLDKEESDLEAVEAELKENSERYALVPKLTFYETKKFMEGFVNEKVYDIDIKEKLLDIISSREARENFLEFIYDHLTELDKWQQYYHERSRIRIIEWLRSHDFQFVFEEDLDFPRNTVEKVKMHTFEPKVSKDIQSARNALVAKAKTYYSNEALNPRPKRGRPPKQVAKIEVEPQLVSDIYKMIPSRARPFLFIPDYNGGSVSFSAKFDTEDQLRASLRGSSKEKIDTRLEMLSQRLESLRHISGRLKDFKEVDGALPAERKMIQAVSAESRDTGEGSSILSKIAQGSFPKKRGRPRKGDEVVPKKKAKTVTPIQYKKNKGED, from the coding sequence ATGTCTAAGTCGTGGCCGAAAGCGCAAAACCCATTGATTTTAAGATATCATCGAATGATCGAAGCTTTTTCTAAGTCCGATGATGAGCGTGATTTTTACCTCGATAAGGTTGAGGGATTTTTAATCTTTATCGATCTCGATAAGGAAGAGAGTGATCTCGAAGCCGTTGAGGCTGAGCTTAAAGAAAATAGTGAAAGATATGCCCTAGTTCCTAAATTGACATTCTATGAAACAAAAAAATTTATGGAAGGATTTGTCAATGAGAAGGTCTATGATATCGATATTAAAGAGAAACTACTCGATATTATTTCCTCTAGAGAGGCAAGGGAAAATTTTTTAGAATTTATTTATGACCATTTGACGGAACTCGATAAGTGGCAACAATATTATCACGAGCGCTCGCGCATTCGAATCATTGAGTGGCTCCGCTCTCACGATTTTCAGTTTGTCTTTGAAGAAGATTTGGATTTCCCACGCAATACTGTGGAAAAGGTCAAAATGCATACATTTGAACCAAAGGTATCTAAGGATATCCAGTCGGCTCGCAATGCTCTTGTTGCAAAGGCAAAAACATATTACTCGAATGAAGCGCTTAACCCAAGGCCTAAAAGAGGACGTCCGCCCAAGCAGGTGGCTAAGATTGAAGTTGAGCCGCAACTTGTCAGTGATATTTATAAAATGATCCCTTCGAGAGCTAGACCCTTTCTCTTTATCCCCGACTATAATGGTGGATCCGTGAGCTTTTCTGCGAAATTTGATACGGAAGATCAACTGCGCGCGTCTCTTCGGGGGAGTTCCAAGGAAAAAATCGATACGCGTCTTGAGATGCTCTCTCAAAGGCTCGAATCCCTTCGACACATTTCAGGTCGCCTAAAAGATTTTAAAGAAGTGGATGGGGCTCTGCCGGCAGAGAGAAAAATGATTCAAGCTGTCTCGGCTGAATCAAGAGATACGGGTGAGGGTTCGTCTATTTTATCTAAAATTGCCCAGGGGTCTTTTCCTAAGAAAAGAGGGCGTCCTCGCAAAGGCGATGAAGTAGTGCCAAAGAAAAAAGCGAAAACCGTGACACCCATTCAATATAAGAAAAATAAGGGAGAGGACTGA